A genomic region of Trifolium pratense cultivar HEN17-A07 linkage group LG3, ARS_RC_1.1, whole genome shotgun sequence contains the following coding sequences:
- the LOC123917890 gene encoding protein FORGETTER 1-like isoform X6 — MPYFTLLNRILGIAPETQNRLFELFVNILDLLVQKARIEGNLDTDIIDLKANVIKLKRTPKNVYVDQMNGASTVLYTFILDRGVSWELENTMLNEKQKARFGSYGDGFYKSKREWLGKRHVILAFQSSAPAMYKIVRPTTRESPRGPDDRFAPDLF; from the exons atgcCATATTTCACTCTTCTCAACCGGATTTTGGGAATAGCTCCTGAGACTCAGAATAG GCTATTTGAGTTATTTGTGAATATCTTGGATCTTCTTGTTCAAAAAGCTCGGATTGAAGGTAACCTTGACACAGACATTATTGACTTGAAAGCTAATGTCATTAAACTGAAAAGGACTCCAAAA AATGTCTATGTTGATCAAATGAACGGGGCTTCAACTGTTCTGTACACATTCATCTTGGATCGTGGGGTTTCATGGGAG TTGGAAAATACCATGCTGAATGAGAAGCAGAAAGCTAGATTTGGCTCATATGGTGATGGCTTCTACAAGTCCAAGAGGGAATGGTTGGGAAAACGTCATGTAATTTTAGCATTTCAAAG TTCTGCTCCGGCTATGTATAAGATAGTTCGTCCCACTACCAGAGAATCACCTCG
- the LOC123917890 gene encoding protein FORGETTER 1-like isoform X2, producing MPYFTLLNRILGIAPETQNRLFELFVNILDLLVQKARIEGNLDTDIIDLKANVIKLKRTPKNVYVDQMNGASTVLYTFILDRGVSWELENTMLNEKQKARFGSYGDGFYKSKREWLGKRHVILAFQSSAPAMYKIVRPTTRESPRDMHLTELTRKYSKVSSLEAANLLSLYIFSVVLKCYL from the exons atgcCATATTTCACTCTTCTCAACCGGATTTTGGGAATAGCTCCTGAGACTCAGAATAG GCTATTTGAGTTATTTGTGAATATCTTGGATCTTCTTGTTCAAAAAGCTCGGATTGAAGGTAACCTTGACACAGACATTATTGACTTGAAAGCTAATGTCATTAAACTGAAAAGGACTCCAAAA AATGTCTATGTTGATCAAATGAACGGGGCTTCAACTGTTCTGTACACATTCATCTTGGATCGTGGGGTTTCATGGGAG TTGGAAAATACCATGCTGAATGAGAAGCAGAAAGCTAGATTTGGCTCATATGGTGATGGCTTCTACAAGTCCAAGAGGGAATGGTTGGGAAAACGTCATGTAATTTTAGCATTTCAAAG TTCTGCTCCGGCTATGTATAAGATAGTTCGTCCCACTACCAGAGAATCACCTCG GGATATGCATCTGACAGAATTAACTAGAAAATATTCAAAAGTTTCATCTTTAGAGGCGGCCAATTTACTAAGTTTGTATATATTTAGTGTAGTTTTAAAATGTTATCTTTGA
- the LOC123917890 gene encoding protein FORGETTER 1-like isoform X3, with amino-acid sequence MPYFTLLNRILGIAPETQNRLFELFVNILDLLVQKARIEGNLDTDIIDLKANVIKLKRTPKNVYVDQMNGASTVLYTFILDRGVSWELENTMLNEKQKARFGSYGDGFYKSKREWLGKRHVILAFQRYHYVCCFCSSSAPAMYKIVRPTTRESPRNSMDCGPDDRFAPDLF; translated from the exons atgcCATATTTCACTCTTCTCAACCGGATTTTGGGAATAGCTCCTGAGACTCAGAATAG GCTATTTGAGTTATTTGTGAATATCTTGGATCTTCTTGTTCAAAAAGCTCGGATTGAAGGTAACCTTGACACAGACATTATTGACTTGAAAGCTAATGTCATTAAACTGAAAAGGACTCCAAAA AATGTCTATGTTGATCAAATGAACGGGGCTTCAACTGTTCTGTACACATTCATCTTGGATCGTGGGGTTTCATGGGAG TTGGAAAATACCATGCTGAATGAGAAGCAGAAAGCTAGATTTGGCTCATATGGTGATGGCTTCTACAAGTCCAAGAGGGAATGGTTGGGAAAACGTCATGTAATTTTAGCATTTCAAAG ATATCATTATGTTTGTTGTTTCTGTTCCAGTTCTGCTCCGGCTATGTATAAGATAGTTCGTCCCACTACCAGAGAATCACCTCG GAACTCAATGGACTG
- the LOC123917890 gene encoding protein FORGETTER 1-like isoform X4 → MPYFTLLNRILGIAPETQNRLFELFVNILDLLVQKARIEGNLDTDIIDLKANVIKLKRTPKNVYVDQMNGASTVLYTFILDRGVSWELENTMLNEKQKARFGSYGDGFYKSKREWLGKRHVILAFQRYHYVCCFCSSSAPAMYKIVRPTTRESPRGPDDRFAPDLF, encoded by the exons atgcCATATTTCACTCTTCTCAACCGGATTTTGGGAATAGCTCCTGAGACTCAGAATAG GCTATTTGAGTTATTTGTGAATATCTTGGATCTTCTTGTTCAAAAAGCTCGGATTGAAGGTAACCTTGACACAGACATTATTGACTTGAAAGCTAATGTCATTAAACTGAAAAGGACTCCAAAA AATGTCTATGTTGATCAAATGAACGGGGCTTCAACTGTTCTGTACACATTCATCTTGGATCGTGGGGTTTCATGGGAG TTGGAAAATACCATGCTGAATGAGAAGCAGAAAGCTAGATTTGGCTCATATGGTGATGGCTTCTACAAGTCCAAGAGGGAATGGTTGGGAAAACGTCATGTAATTTTAGCATTTCAAAG ATATCATTATGTTTGTTGTTTCTGTTCCAGTTCTGCTCCGGCTATGTATAAGATAGTTCGTCCCACTACCAGAGAATCACCTCG
- the LOC123917890 gene encoding protein FORGETTER 1-like isoform X1, with product MPYFTLLNRILGIAPETQNRLFELFVNILDLLVQKARIEGNLDTDIIDLKANVIKLKRTPKNVYVDQMNGASTVLYTFILDRGVSWELENTMLNEKQKARFGSYGDGFYKSKREWLGKRHVILAFQRYHYVCCFCSSSAPAMYKIVRPTTRESPRDMHLTELTRKYSKVSSLEAANLLSLYIFSVVLKCYL from the exons atgcCATATTTCACTCTTCTCAACCGGATTTTGGGAATAGCTCCTGAGACTCAGAATAG GCTATTTGAGTTATTTGTGAATATCTTGGATCTTCTTGTTCAAAAAGCTCGGATTGAAGGTAACCTTGACACAGACATTATTGACTTGAAAGCTAATGTCATTAAACTGAAAAGGACTCCAAAA AATGTCTATGTTGATCAAATGAACGGGGCTTCAACTGTTCTGTACACATTCATCTTGGATCGTGGGGTTTCATGGGAG TTGGAAAATACCATGCTGAATGAGAAGCAGAAAGCTAGATTTGGCTCATATGGTGATGGCTTCTACAAGTCCAAGAGGGAATGGTTGGGAAAACGTCATGTAATTTTAGCATTTCAAAG ATATCATTATGTTTGTTGTTTCTGTTCCAGTTCTGCTCCGGCTATGTATAAGATAGTTCGTCCCACTACCAGAGAATCACCTCG GGATATGCATCTGACAGAATTAACTAGAAAATATTCAAAAGTTTCATCTTTAGAGGCGGCCAATTTACTAAGTTTGTATATATTTAGTGTAGTTTTAAAATGTTATCTTTGA
- the LOC123917890 gene encoding protein FORGETTER 1-like isoform X5: MPYFTLLNRILGIAPETQNRLFELFVNILDLLVQKARIEGNLDTDIIDLKANVIKLKRTPKNVYVDQMNGASTVLYTFILDRGVSWELENTMLNEKQKARFGSYGDGFYKSKREWLGKRHVILAFQSSAPAMYKIVRPTTRESPRNSMDCGPDDRFAPDLF; encoded by the exons atgcCATATTTCACTCTTCTCAACCGGATTTTGGGAATAGCTCCTGAGACTCAGAATAG GCTATTTGAGTTATTTGTGAATATCTTGGATCTTCTTGTTCAAAAAGCTCGGATTGAAGGTAACCTTGACACAGACATTATTGACTTGAAAGCTAATGTCATTAAACTGAAAAGGACTCCAAAA AATGTCTATGTTGATCAAATGAACGGGGCTTCAACTGTTCTGTACACATTCATCTTGGATCGTGGGGTTTCATGGGAG TTGGAAAATACCATGCTGAATGAGAAGCAGAAAGCTAGATTTGGCTCATATGGTGATGGCTTCTACAAGTCCAAGAGGGAATGGTTGGGAAAACGTCATGTAATTTTAGCATTTCAAAG TTCTGCTCCGGCTATGTATAAGATAGTTCGTCCCACTACCAGAGAATCACCTCG GAACTCAATGGACTG